A single Aspergillus chevalieri M1 DNA, chromosome 3, nearly complete sequence DNA region contains:
- a CDS encoding Mpv17/PMP22 family protein (COG:S;~EggNog:ENOG410PJFR;~InterPro:IPR007248;~PFAM:PF04117;~TransMembrane:5 (o20-42i128-150o170-190i202-221o227-247i);~go_component: GO:0016021 - integral component of membrane [Evidence IEA]), giving the protein MLSLVRRRFLDGLDRRYIYGRVPLLHAIIFLIEMVIAARLAAKFNSYYAERPVLTTMVTNAVLGGVADTVAQLISGYRTQVPNRAETDSDLISIEIHELDKKKPPAVGELDFASNRPPPFDFERLTRFMSYGFFMAPVQFQWFGFLSRTFPLTKKNPTIPALKRVAADQFLFAPFGLVCFFSFMTITEGGGRRALARKFQDVYIPTLKANFLIWPAVQVLNFRVVPIQFQIPFVSMIGIAWTAYLSLTNSAEEE; this is encoded by the exons ATGCTCTCATTGGTGCGACGCCGGTTTCTGGATGGACTAGACAGGAGGTATATCTATGGTCGTGTG CCCTTACTTCACGCTATAATCTTTCTGATTGAGATGGTGATCGCCGCGCGGCTGGCGGCCAAGTTCAACTCCTACTATGCGGAGAGGCCGG TGTTGACTACTATGGTCACCAACGCT GTGCTTGGTGGAGTCGCAGATACCGTTGCACAGTTGATCTCGGGCTACAGAACCCAAGTACCAAACAGAGCAGAAACGGACAGCGATTTGATTTCGATCGAGATTCATGAGCTCGACAAGAAAAAACCACCTGCTGTGGGAGAGTTGGACTTTGCGAGCAATCGGCCACCACCATTTGACTTTGAGCGGCTTACCCGCTTCATGTCCTATGGTTTCTTCATGGCGCCCGTCCAGTTCCAGTGGTTTGGATTCTTATCGCGAACATTTCCGCTCACCAAGAAGAATCCGACTATCCCGGCTCTGAAACGGGTTGCGGCGGACCAGTTTCTATTTGCGCCGTTTG GTTTGgtgtgtttcttttctttcatgACCATCACGGAAGGTGGTGGTCGACGGGCCCTGGCTCGCAAATTCCAGGACGTATACATCCCAACCCTGAAGGCCAACTTTCTCATTTGGCCTGCAGTTCAGGTTCTGAACTTCCGAGTTGTCCCTATTCAATTCCAGATT CCCTTTGTGTCCATGATTGGTATTGCCTGGACAGCATACCTTTCTTTGACCAACTCTGCTGAAGAGGAGTAG